In Drosophila ananassae strain 14024-0371.13 chromosome 3R, ASM1763931v2, whole genome shotgun sequence, the DNA window TCAACGACATTCTGGCTAGGTTGCACATCGATTCCAGTGACAAGTGGTCGGAGCCGTCCACCGAGTACTGCTTCGCCAGTCGCTTCATCTACTTCCACGAGAAGTCTGGGACGGTGGAGGTGCCGGATGCCCAAACAACTGACCTGGCATGCAAGCTCCACCTGCCCCACATTCGGCGAAACTTCGAGATGCGTGCCGTCTTTGAGCTGTCGGTGATTGGGGGACGGAGTCAACGATTATCCGTGGCCCTGGTGAATCTGGGACAGAAGGTCAAGTTCTACAAAGACAACACTTACATGGGCATAAAGGTGACAACATTTATCCCACTCTTAATTTTATGAAGATCACTAATAAGATCCTTCATATAGCCCTGGTATGAGACCTTCGATGCGGTGGTCCGAGTCACCAACATTACCAAGTACCCGCTCCAGTTGGTAGTCGTAGAAGTGAAGCCTCCGCCCGCCAAGCCGTTCGCAGCCACCAAAGAGGAAAAGGAAGCGCTCCAAGAGAAGCGCCTGGTGGAGGGCTTTTGCAAGCTCATAACCAGCGACCTGATGAACTTGGACCCCCTCGGAACTGATCAGATCCGGGTGAAGGGCATCCTTGGCTTCAGCGAGAGCTTCCGGCACTCGTACGGGGCGGTGATCAACAACAGCGACTCCAACTACTTCTGGCTGAAGGGGCAGGGGGTGATGCCTATTCTAGACATGACATCGGCGCTCCCTGTCGTTCCCTTGGATGCCTACGAAGTGCAGGAGGAGTACAGACTGCTGCAGCGCATCTACCACTACGAGATTTTCCGCACCATCACCGAGTTGGATGAGGAGCCAAAGTTCATcggggaggaggaggaccagcAGGAGGAGCTCGGTAACTCTGTATCTGAAGACTTCTCTCTGCTCTCCTCCAGTGACGAGGACATGCCCTCCGAGCGGCAGGCCCAGCACGACCTCCAGCTCTTCCGCATGGTTCGCACCTACGTGATGGTGAACAACAACCAGGAACTGCCCCACGCCACGGTCCTGCGGCAGTTGATCCTCGCCGAGCGGTATATGCTGCGTCTGCGCCTCAAGCCCGAGCTATACAGCCTCCACCAGCAGGTGTACCAGAGCTACCAGAAGGTTCACAAAGTTCCGGGCTTCAAGCAGCCAGCGATGGTCAAGCACTTCACCGTGCAGCCCATTCCCTGCGAGCAGCAGAGCTACGTCCTGGAACTGGGTCCGCTCATGTGGAACACCCTGCGAAAGTTCGAGATCAAGCTCCACTTCTTTGGTCCCGGAAAACTGATAGCCGCCGCTCGGACAGCCGTGAGGATTCCAGGACTGTACGTCGACTTTAACGTAGTCGAAGCACAGCAGTGAGTACAATTTTTTACAGGAAACGCttccaatatttatttttaagatttatggAGAAGAATTTATAAGATTTGTTTATAAGATCTAGTATAAACTTTTTACTTAAATAACCTTGACAAAAATGAtccttaaatttaaaatttttatgaaaaactcataaaataaacaaatttaactcttcataaatttaaaataatttcataattgtaacaatttttctaattataaacaaaattcCTTAATTTTAACAGCTTGGACAAGAAGTTTTCGTTTTGGGCGGAGCAGTGCAAGGCCCTGGAGTACTTTAAACAAAAGTATCGCAACATGTTCGAGCGTCTGATGGACGCCGAGGATCCGAAACTGAAGCATTCGCACTCCTTTGACCTGGACAGCTTGGTGATGCACCAACGGGACCTGACGCCGAAGGACCGACGCCTCATCGAGGAGTACTACAACAGCCTGAATCCCTCCGTGTATCCGGACCACAAGCACCACTTCACCCTGGCCAAAGTCTACTCTGGCTGCCTGTCGAACTACTCGGGGGTGGATGTGACCTTGGTGGGATTCTTCAAGCCTGAGGAGCGTTTCTACGCGAAGAATCAGTTGGTGGAGGACTACATTTACATCGATGTAAGCATCCTAGTCCAAGTGGGAGTTCCTGCAAAAATAACTAACTCTTTATGCTCCACAGCTCCATATGGGTCCGACTCTGCCCATCCTAATGAGAGGCGTCCTCGTGTCCTAGACAAATCTGTATCTTTTATGCATTTATTGGGGGTGGTGGGGGAGCTTGGGGTGTTGGGTTTCACTTATGTGCAGTAATAAAGCGTTTTCTTCCTCGGGAGAGGGGAGCCATCAGCAGTACATGTTCAGCTGGCGGAAGAAGTAGTGGAAGATGAGTAGCACCAGGAAAGAACTGGTCACGGGGAGGCCTGCCGCCTTGATCCACCCCCAGATGTTGAAGTCGTCCGGATAGAACTCGAAGGGTTCGATGGGCATCTCGCCGCAGTTGGAAATCACAACCGGTTCCAGTGGGAAGTCATCCGTATCCGTCTTTACCTATAAGAGAGGAAAAggttattaaatattaaaataaaataaaaaaatttaataaaacattATGTACATCCTCGATGGCATAAATGGTATCCATTCCCTCCAGCACTTTGCCAAAGACCGTGTGCTTCCCGTCTAGCCACTTGGCACCTACGGTTGTCACGTAGAACTGGCAGCCATTTGTGTTGGGCCCCCGGTTAGCCATCCCCAGGTACCCCGGCCTGTTGTGCTCCACCGCCAGGCCCTTGTCCTCGTCCGGAAAATAGTCCCCGTAGATGCTGATAGACCCGGTTCCGTCGCCGTTGAGAATATCACCGCCCTGGACGAGGAAGCGGTCGACAATGCGGTGGAAGCGGGCGCCCACGTAGCTAGTTCCATTGATGCCGCGCAGGCAGATGTGCCGGAAGTTGGCCACCGTCTTGGGGGCCAGTTTTCCGAAGAGCCCGAAGGTGATCCTGCCCACCGGCTTCTTGTTGTGTTTCACGTCCATGTAGATCTTCGACGTTACGgtgaaactcagcccactgGCGGCGGCCAGCAGGCAGGAGGAGATCAGCAGGGTGAGCAACTTCATGGTATCCGGACTCGGCGCGCTGATGAAATACACGAAACTAAATGCGCGACGCCGTGGAAATCGAATTCTGGGTCGCGGTTCCGAAAGGGAAGCCCTGCAAGTACTGGGCTAAGAGCAAGTACCTATGATGGCATACCATGGGGGCGGATGGCATTGATTTCTATGCTCTTCCATTGGATAGATATTTCGGTTTTCTTTAGCAATTGGTAACACGCGTATGGTAATTAATTTGCAGTAGAAAATagtttattatataattaataacataaactaaactaaatctttttaaaatctttatttacaATAATGACATATTTCCTAACTTGGTAGGCTTCGCTTTTGTCGGGTCTTTTCGGGAATACTTGAATGCCTCATATATGTATGAATATGTAAATTGTTCacaatatccaaaataatattcaataaGTGAGCGACCCACTAAAGGACTCCTCGaacataaatacatatatggCCTCATACATATATGCACCAGTtctttgttaaatattttgtagttTTGAATAGATACTTTTCAAATTATAGCAGATTTGTGTAAtgtttggtttttaatgtttcgCTTAAGTCTATGAATACAAAACAAATGCAATAAACCGTCGAGttcattttcaaaatataaacaacaaaaaattggtATGGCATTTAAGTTTCGGTCTCTCCAAGCTCACATAGTAAAATTCATTTTATGAATAACCAATAATAGCGAATAGTGAATGGACCCTTTATAAGTACACAGCAAAGCAATCTTGTCCTGAATATAGAGTCTAAATTATAGTAACCTTAGACTAAGCAACTTAACAACTCAGTGGAAAAAGCCCGAATCTACACACTTATCcgatacatatatacattcaTACGAACTAACGCGGCTAACAGCTAGCAACAGTCTTGTGGCGGGATCTGGACTCCTGTACCCAGGACGGGAATCGCAGCTCCTAGGCATTTTGGGGGTTTGAGCGATCGTCTGAGATCTATACAGTTGAATCTT includes these proteins:
- the LOC6497885 gene encoding peptidyl-prolyl cis-trans isomerase, rhodopsin-specific isozyme, encoding MKLLTLLISSCLLAAASGLSFTVTSKIYMDVKHNKKPVGRITFGLFGKLAPKTVANFRHICLRGINGTSYVGARFHRIVDRFLVQGGDILNGDGTGSISIYGDYFPDEDKGLAVEHNRPGYLGMANRGPNTNGCQFYVTTVGAKWLDGKHTVFGKVLEGMDTIYAIEDVKTDTDDFPLEPVVISNCGEMPIEPFEFYPDDFNIWGWIKAAGLPVTSSFLVLLIFHYFFRQLNMYC